Proteins encoded together in one Carya illinoinensis cultivar Pawnee chromosome 3, C.illinoinensisPawnee_v1, whole genome shotgun sequence window:
- the LOC122305832 gene encoding probable carboxylesterase 17, whose translation MTTKRMASISLDPRSNLQVGRNHDQQHGVIEEIEGLIKVFKDGHVERPPIVPIVLCTMGLERGVTANDVVVDKCTSLWARIYVPSCPGKLPLLVYFHGGGFCIGSAAWSCYNEFLSNLASKANCVIISVNYRLAPENRLPAAYEDGFNTLMWVKQQALLNGSSEDKWWLKHCNLSNMYLAGDSSGANIAYNVATRLGSRGPSESTIIRPLSLKGIILIQPFFGGEALTWSERYTNQPPNSALTPSVSHAYWRLSLPFGAKRDHLWCNPLANGTAKLRDLRLPTIMVCISEMDILKDRNLEFCSALISAGKRVETVMYKGVGHSFQILHNSQLSQTRIHDMMSHLKAFINE comes from the coding sequence ATGACAACTAAAAGAATGGCCTCCATTTCCCTTGATCCAAGGTCTAACCTCCAAGTTGGCAGGAACCATGATCAACAGCATGGAGTCATTGAAGAGATTGAAGGTCTCATTAAAGTCTTCAAAGATGGACACGTCGAAAGGCCTCCAATTGTCCCTATTGTCCTGTGCACCATGGGATTAGAGCGTGGAGTGACAGCAAACGATGTTGTCGTCGATAAGTGCACTAGTTTGTGGGCACGCATATATGTCCCGAGCTGTCCTGGCAAGCTCCCATTGCTTGTTTACTTCCATGGAGGTGGATTTTGTATTGGCTCTGCTGCCTGGAGCTGTTACAATGAGTTTCTGTCCAACCTTGCTTCTAAAGCAAATTGTGTCATTATCTCTGTGAATTATCGTTTAGCCCCCGAGAATCGTCTGCCTGCTGCATATGAGGATGGCTTCAACACTCTTATGTGGGTGAAACAGCAAGCTCTACTAAATGGTTCTAGCGAGGACAAATGGTGGCTGAAGCATTGCAATCTTTCTAATATGTACCTAGCCGGTGACAGTTCAGGGGCCAATATTGCTTACAATGTCGCCACACGGCTAGGGTCGCGTGGCCCATCCGAATCCACCATTATAAGGCCATTGTCTCTCAAGGGTATCATCTTGATCCAACCTTTCTTTGGAGGAGAGGCATTAACTTGGTCCGAAAGGTATACCAATCAACCACCTAATTCGGCGTTGACCCCATCGGTCTCTCATGCATATTGGCGTTTATCTCTGCCTTTCGGAGCTAAACGTGACCATCTTTGGTGCAACCCTCTGGCGAATGGCACAGCCAAGTTGCGTGATTTAAGACTACCAACCATAATGGTATGCATATCAGAGATGGATATACTGAAAGATAGGAACTTGGAATTTTGCTCTGCCTTGATTAGCGCAGGGAAAAGGGTGGAAACAGTGATGTACAAAGGTGTAGGgcattcatttcaaattctgcaTAACTCTCAGCTATCTCAAACTCGAATCCATGACATGATGTCTCACCTCAAGGCTTTCATCAATGAATGA